In Fusarium oxysporum f. sp. lycopersici 4287 chromosome 4, whole genome shotgun sequence, a genomic segment contains:
- a CDS encoding hypothetical protein (At least one base has a quality score < 10), whose translation MTHSLSWRALVAITLTVSASAYPHQTYPNLVPRAGCPIPDICTWDSCTNTTIGLDPRNCGKFGNSCEPSEICIAGQCLPLDLGTDDCPTACKPGQLCTNGECVSIEIAVDPLHCGGGSCGPSSLCINQQCQKLDIGSDPVSCGPSNTKCDAGSWCLYDTCVPFILGTNVQACNERTSCSLGTSCQDGYCRQIFLSTDINNCGDTSQNCTAGQVCVSGRCQSLEDKDANQNCGTPCESGSWCLGGACVPISISTDTSQCGSSAEPCGKGQVCVSGQCISNLVHQESIPRTACSLSTRPGGFVSGPGGSLDQNNNGGGQEGSTNDATSEQGRNQQGGDSTSNNNGSGGFPGNASGGGGQTQGGQGGYPGGYPDGYPGGFLGSRPGSNSGSGNNQGGTDNFGAGRPGPGEDGKGFPSSACEPECASNFICVSGECLSVSDPLSCGPSTNLNRLFHRQNAVCPPGYACIDDRCVRVDGPISCGGSICPANYACIQEACVPLGDPTDCGGETCASDEICLGNTCVSNPALASCVGVVCPPGQVCQNGDCVAAGGAPGANGNPQGNGGRPGSDGGSPGGGSGNGGSNGGDNGGGTEGSGNGGSNGGSNGGSNGGSNGGSNGGSDGGGNGASPGDGSGNGGSGNGDSSGGSNGGSPGGNGGSPGNGSGNGPDSGNPEGNGGRPGPDLGGDGSSTGNGGGDGGAAVTSPPADTATRSGAGNLPGSTAASADASDDAPIINPGPGTTGTDGLSASTTSIRGRPDGNGGSSASGDGGGDSPTLASTGAAETGAATSDAGPIVDPGSDSTDLSGASTRVTGGAEGGGGSEITLSGTSLPTDTSGESPTDGGSSAAGGVGTDTTDIDNPGAPSTDGSGISASETGATGTDVDGQTETASTTQAATAAPTQTTPCSTDDDCLLNVALCVFNGLNICTCVDGVCTQQPGGPEGTGVTGSDFGTSTGGDVEPTDSAGSTVTDGNGETATTTTEDPAATSAVSCSTDDDCLANAVFCSDGLLNLCICVDAICILDPTLASTTDANNGQTTTVQDATTTDGEAAATSSAVACTTDADCLADLGLCFDGLINLCICVDAICIVDPALATTSGLDNGQTTTDAGATTTEEAPAATSTAVACTTDADCLVDVDLCVDGLLNLCVCVDAVCILDPALATTTADATVTATQPAPTETTAVACSTADDCTVNVDLCIIGGLNLCVCLNGVCVADPNGQETTAANPTATNTGPGATSTAVACSTADDCAVDADLCLDGLINLCVCLNAVCVNPGGGNDPTTTETGAGSGPTTAPVSCSTADDCLADADLCLDGLLNLCVCLNAVCVVANPGGDPTETTELPPANTRTPCATNGDCTANAALCLDGLINVCVCLEGLCIVSPIMNPTETTAPAPTETATTSCNTADDCTANAGLCLDGLLNLCLCVNAVCIRSPGGGGNNGDPCTDDTDCTAAGAVCLESGVCGPDPGNTPTSCTTADDCTANAALCLDGLLNLCVCLNAVCVQAGNGGGDGDTSASADLIQATTQLHVLRQMIVQQTLALCLNGLLNICVCLNAVCVQAGNGGGDGDTCTDDPDCTTPGSVCLESGVCGPDPGNNPTSCATADDCTANAGLCLNGLLNICVCLNAVCVQAGGGGGGNTGDACTGDGDCTTPGDTCNNGICSAAGGGGTDACVDANDCLLSVNPLCALGLCVCVDAVCATSPDVDECTSNAGCSAGATCQNGVCVDNTDCTGAADCLANLDLCVLPGVCACVNGVCGLVGNGPTPECAAAADCRTLPRCRLGLCLCVAGQCILG comes from the exons ATGACTCACTCTCTGAGCTGGCGAGCCCTCGTGGCTATTACCCTGACGGTTTCAGCTTCTGCATATCCCCATCAAACATACCCAAACCTCGTCCCACGTGCCGGATGCCCCATCCCTGACATCTGCACCTGGGATAGTTGCACCAACACCACTATTGGTCTTGATCCCCGAAACTGTGGAAAGTTCGGGAACTCCTGTGAACCTTCAGAGATCTGCATTGCCGGCCAATGTCTCCCGCTTGATCTCGGTACAGACGATTGTCCTACCGCATGCAAGCCTGGTCAATTGTGCACCAACGGCGAGTGTGTCTCCATCGAGATCGCAGTCGATCCTCTTCACTGTGGAGGAGGATCCTGTGGTCCTTCATCTCTCTGCATCAATCAACAATGTCAAAAGCTCGACATCGGCTCAGATCCTGTATCCTGCGGCCCTTCCAATACCAAATGCGATGCTGGAAGCTGGTGTCTTTACGATACCTGCGTTCCCTTTATCCTCGGTACCAACGTTCAAGCCTGCAATGAGAGAACTTCGTGTTCTCTTGGTACGTCTTGCCAAGATGGATACTGCCGACAAATATTCCTTTCGACCGATATAAACAATTGCGGAGATACTTCCCAGAACTGCACTGCCGGGCAAGTCTGTGTTTCTGGGCGATGTCAGTCCCTTGAAGATAAAGATGCAAACCAGAACTGCGGTACACCCTGCGAGTCTGGCTCATGGTGTTTGGGTGGTGCATGCGTACCGATTAGTATCTCGACGGATACTTCTCAGTGCGGTAGTAGCGCCGAACCATGTGGCAAGGGACAAGTCTGCGTCTCAGGGCAGTGCATTAGCAACCTGGTTCACCAGGAAAGCATCCCTAGGACTGCTTGTAGTCTTTCTACACGTCCAGGAGGATTTGTTTCCGGGCCTGGGGGGTCTTTAGACCAGAACAACAACGGAGGCGGTCAAGAAGGTTCTACCAATGACGCCACTTCGGAACAGGGTAGAAATCAGCAAGGAGGAGACTCTACCTCGAACAACAATGGCTCTGGCGGTTTTCCTGGTAACGCTTCAGGTGGAGGTGGTCAGACTCAAGGCGGCCAAGGCGGTTACCCGGGGGGTTACCCGGACGGCTACCCGGGCGGCTTCTTGGGCTCACGTCCAGGTTCCAACTCTGGCTCTGGTAACAACCAGGGTGGCACCGATAACTTTGGCGCTGGTCGTCCAGGCCCAGGCGAGGATGGTAAGGGATTTCCATCTTCTGCATGCGAGCCAGAGTGCGCATCAAACTTCATCTGCGTTAGCGGAGAATGCCTTTCGGTTTCGGACCCCTTATCCTGCGGACCCTCCACCAACCTCAATCGCCTATTCCATCGGCAAAACGCTGTATGTCCACCAGGTTATGCCTGTATCGACGACCGCTGCGTTCGAGTAGATGGACCCATCAGCTGCGGCGGCTCTATCTGCCCTGCCAACTATGCCTGTATCCAGGAAGCGTGCGTCCCTCTTGGAGATCCCACCGACTGCGGTGGTGAGACGTGTGCCAGTGATGAGATCTGCTTGGGTAATACCTGTGTATCGAACCCGGCATTGGCTAGCTGTGTTGGTGTCGTTTGCCCTCCCGGACAGGTATGCCAGAACGGAGACTGTGTCGCCGCCGGTGGCGCGCCTGGTGCAAACGGCAATCCTCAGGGTAATGGCGGTAGACCCGGCAGTGATGGTGGTTCTCCCGGCGGTGGCTCTGGGAACGGCGGTTCTAATGGAGGAGACAACGGTGGAGGCACTGAAGGATCCGGCAACGGAGGATCAAATGGAGGTTCCAACGGAGGTTCAAATGGAGGTTCCAACGGAGGTTCAAATGGAGGTTCCGATGGGGGAGGCAACGGTGCCTCTCCTGGCGATGGCTCAGGCAATGGAGGCTCCGGCAACGGTGACAGTAGCGGTGGATCCAATGGGGGATCACCAGGCGGCAACGGTGGTTCTCCAGGTAATGGTTCAGGGAATGGACCAGACAGCGGCAACCCGGAAGGAAATGGTGGCCGACCTGGTCCggatcttggtggtgatggctcTTCTACTGGCAACGGTGGTGGAGATGGCGGTGCAGCTGTAACCTCACCACCCGCAGATACTGCTACCCGCTCGGGAGCTGGCAATCTTCCAGGTTCGACAGCAGCCAGTGCTGACGCCAGTGACGATGCGCCTATCATCAACCCTGGCCCTGGCACGACTGGCACAGACGGactctcagcttcaactACCAGCATTCGAGGTCGCCCTGATGGTAATGGAGGATCATCCGCTTCAGGTGATGGTGGTGGCGATTCTCCTACTCTAGCCTCGACTGGAGCGGCGGAGACCGGTGCTGCTACATCTGATGCAGGACCTATCGTGGACCCTGGATCTGATTCAACAGACCTTTCGGGTGCCAGCACGAGAGTAACAGGTGGTGCAGAAGGTGGCGGAGGCTCTGAGATTACGCTCAGCGGAACTTCTTTGCCCACTGACACCAGCGGGGAGTCTCCTACCGACGGCGGTAGCTCCGCGGCCGGAGGTGTCGGTACCGATACGACAGACATTGACAACCCCGGTGCACCTAGTACCGACGGAAGTGGTATTTCGGCTTCTGAGACTGGTGCCACTGGCACCGATGTCGATGGACAGACAGAGACAGCATCCACTACTCAAGCCGCAACTGCTGCGCCAACGCAAACTACACCATGCTCCACAGACGATGATTGCCTTCTCAATGTTGCTCTCTGCGTTTTCAATGGCCTCAATATCTGTACTTGCGTCGACGGAGTCTGCACGCAGCAGCCCGGAGGTCCTGAAGGTACAGGAGTCACCGGCTCTGACTTTGGAACCTCAACAGGAGGTGATGTAGAGCCAACTGATAGTGCTGGGTCGACAGTCACGGATGGCAATGGAGAGACTGCTACTACAACAACAGAAGATCCAGCCGCAACATCGGCAGTATCGTGTTCGACAGATGACGACTGTCTAGCCAATGCTGTCTTTTGCTCAGATGGCTTACTCAACCTATGCATCTGCGTTGATGCCATTTGTATTCTCGATCCTACTTTAGCTTCGACAACCGATGCCAACAACGGACAGACAACTACCGTCCAGGATGCTACCACCACAGATGGAGAAGCAGCCGCAACATCATCAGCTGTTGCCTGTACTACAGACGCTGACTGTTTAGCCGATCTTGGCCTCTGCTTCGATGGCCTCATCAATCTATGCATCTGCGTAGACGCCATCTGCATCGTTGACCCAGCGTTAGCCACGACATCTGGTCTTGACAATGGACAGACAACTACAGATGCTGGTGCTACGACCACAGAGGAAGCACCAGCCGCGACGTCAACAGCAGTGGCCTGTACTACAGACGCTGACTGCTtagttgatgttgatctttgTGTAGACGGTCTACTCAATCTATGCGTTTGCGTAGATGCTGTCTGCATTCTCGATCCAGCGTTAGCCACTACTACTGCCGATGCTACAGTCACAGCGACACAGCCAGCTCCAACAGAGACAACTGCAGTTGCTTGCTCCACAGCCGATGACTGCACTGTCAATGTAGACCTCTGTATTATTGGAGGACTCAACCTTTGTGTATGCCTCAACGGAGTCTGCGTTGCTGATCCGAACGGTCAGGAAACAACAGCTGCGAACCCTACTGCGACGAACACTGGACCAGGGGCTACTTCAACTGCAGTAGCTTGCTCTACAGCTGATGACTGCGCTGTCGATGCGGATCTATGCCTTGACGGATTGATCAACCTTTGCGTCTGTCTCAATGCCGTCTGCGTTAATCCTGGAGGAGGCAACGATCCGACAACCACAGAGACGGGCGCGGGATCAGGACCTACCACAGCACCGGTGTCTTGCTCTACGGCTGATGACTGTCTAGCTGATGCTGATCTATGCTTAGACGGTCTGCTGAACCTCTGTGTCTGCCTCAACGCTGTCTGCGTCGTAGCAAACCCTGGGGGTGATCCGACTGAAACAACTGAGCTGCCACCTGCAAACACTAGAACTCCATGCGCCACAAACGGTGACTGCACAGCTAACGCGGCACTCTGTCTAGACGGGCTGATCAATGTTTGCGTTTGCCTCGAAGGTTTATGTATCGTCAGCCCTATTATGAATCCCACGGAAACAACCGCTCCTGCACCAACAGAGACTGCTACAACTTCGTGCAACACTGCCGATGACTGTACCGCGAATGCTGGTCTTTGCTTAGACGGGCTTCTCAATCTTTGCCTCTGTGTCAACGCAGTTTGTATACGATCACCAGGTGGCGGTGGTAACAATGGCGACCCCTGCACTGACGACACTGATTGTACTGCTGCCGGGGCTGTATGCCTCGAGAGTGGTGTTTGTGGACCTGACCCAGGAAACACACCAACTTCGTGTACTACAGCCGACGACTGCACCGCCAACGCCGCTCTCTGTTTGGATGGTCTGTTGAACCTCTGCGTTTGTCTCAATGCGGTCTGTGTACAAGCTGGCAACGGCGGTGGGGACGGTGATACTT CGGCGTCTGCGGACCTGATCCAGGCAACAACCCAACTTCATGTGCTACGGCAGATGATTGTACAGCAAACGCTGGCCCTTTGCCTCAATgggcttctcaacatctgCGTTTGTCTCAACGCTGTCTGCGTACAGGCTGGCAACGGCGGTGGAGACGGAGATACTTGTACGGATGATCCTGACTGTACTACCCCTGGGTCTGTCTGTCTTGAAAGCGGCGTCTGCGGACCTGATCCAGGCAACAACCCAACTTCATGTGCTACGGCAGATGACTGTACAGCAAACGCTGGCCTATGCCTCAATGGGCTTCTCAACATTTGTGTCTGCCTCAACGCTGTCTGCGTACAGGCCGGAGGTGGCGGTGGAGGCAATACTGGCGATGCGTGCACCGGCGACGGTGACTGCACTACTCCTGGAGACACATGCAACAACGGTATATGTTCGGCAGCAGGAGGCGGAGGTACAGATGCTTGTGTCGACGCCAACGACTGCCTCCTCTCCGTCAATCCTCTCTGCGCTCTCGGTCTGTGTGTCTGCGTCGATGCAGTCTGCGCTACATCCCCCGACGTTGATGAATGTACCTCCAACGCAGGTTGCAGCGCTGGAGCTACATGTCAAAATGGTGTTTGTGTCGATAACACCGATTGCACGGGTGCAGCAGATTGTCTTGCTAACCTTGATCTTTGCGTTTTGCCGGGGGTTTGTGCTTGTGTCAATGGTGTTTGTGGACTCGTGGGTAACGGTCCTACGCCGGAGtgtgctgctgctgcggaTTGTCGAACTCTGCCGAGGTGTCGTCTGGGATTGTGTCTTTGTGTTGCTGGACAGTGTATTCTTGGCTAA